The Setaria italica strain Yugu1 chromosome VIII, Setaria_italica_v2.0, whole genome shotgun sequence genome includes the window CAGGCCACCGTACTACGATCAGAGAAGCACATGATGCACTTAACAGCTTCGATTGTACCAACTTTCAAAAGAACAACATCACTTTGAAGGGAAGAGCCAGGCTGCACCTGCGCCCCCCAGGTAGTCTCTCTACAGGATCATGGGAAGAGGGGAGAAGGGCTTGCGGTGATATGCCATGCCACTGATGTCAGAACTTGAGCTGCTCTTCAGATCCTCCCCACAGCGGTGAAAGTCCTTGTAGTCATCCAAGAACCAGACACGATTGCCTGTCGAGTCACACTGAGGCATGCAAACAGGCCTGGAACATGGCCCTAAAAACAGCGCCTGATCATCCCCTAGGGTCGTCACCTTGGCCCACCGTGACTGCGCGAAGTCAGCCACGAATACTGCAACATCAGGCTCACACGGTCCAGCAAAAGTGTATCTGTCCTTTGCCGTTAACATGACTATGGAAAATGCTTCTGCGTACCAACAGCAATGAGCCACCCGATTCAACCAGGTAGAGCATCCTCTTGAATATCAAGGGATCATTAAATTTGTTCGAGAAGAGATCAACAAAATAGTTAACCTTGATGACCTGCCCAATCCGAGAAACCTGTGGGTCGCCGGTGTTGTCATCCAGACTGATGTCCAAAGCTAAGAGGTCCTCGCCATAATCAAGAGCATAGAGCTTTCCCTGGTAGAATGCCATGTCAGTAATCCGCAAAGATAGGTCCCATGCTACTGACCGCAAGGACGCCCCTGGACGGCACACTGCGATCCGATTGCTACTACCTGCGCGGAACAGTGCAGCAATTAGGTCAGATGAGCACACGATTAGTTTGTGTAAGCGCTGACAGTTAGATTGGCGTCCGGTTCTTCAGGGTAGTGCATGTAGATTCAGTCTTCTCCGCTAATTGCTGCCCGCTTGTAACTAACTGCATCGCTTTGCACGCTCGGCTAATTGCCAGGTGCTCAGCTCGTGTATAAAACTCCTGTAACACCGATCAATGGAGGTCGCCGATCGTATCTCCACTTCTCTCATGGTATCAGCTTAACTGCGATCCGAAACTTCCGCTGCCTCTCTTTCTTCCCTTCCATGGCGCACAGctcctcttcttccacctccagcaATGACCACGCCATGAACCACGACCTCAACCCCTTTGGCGTTGCTCCCCTGTTCCCGTTGCCGTCTCCACCGTGCAACTCATCAACATTCGTTCCCATGTGCCCGACACTCTCGACCTGCAGGACTCCAACTACTCCTGGAGCTCCATGTTCGAGCTCACCTTCTCCAAGTTCGGCATCCTCGACCATGTTGATGGCTCTGTCGACGCACGCCTTCGTCTTCACGACGTCGAGTGGACACAGATCGACCACTATATTGTCTCCTGGATCTACCTCACCGTGTCCAAGACCATTCGTGACATGGTGTTCTAGCGCCGCACCACGACGCACTTACTCTAGCTCAATGTGCGTGGCCTCTTCCTCAACAACACCAGCCAGCGCGCCGTCTACGCGCTTCAGGACTTCCACAACCTTCACTAGGGCGAGCTCTCCGTCGGTGATTTCTGCTGCCGCCTCAAGCGCCTCGCCGACACCCTCAGCGACGTCGGCCACCCCGTCACGGATCAAGACCTCGTCGTCAACACCATGCGGGGCCTTAGCTCCAAGTTCAGTAATGCGCTGGGAGTCATCAGCGCCATGACTCCATTGCCGTCGTTCCTGTGGGTACATTCTTACCTTTTGCAGGAGGAGACATGCATCGATCGCACTCACAAGCAGGAGGCGGCCAATGCACTGCTCGCCGCTGCCTCGACTTCTGCCGGCACAGCTTCCACTCTCATCGCCACGGGGTCCAGCGCCGGCGCACCCCCCAAGCCGTCCGCGTCATCCCCGGCCTTTTCTCCATCCAAGGCTGGCAACGACCGCAAGAAAAAGCGCAAACAATCCGACGGCAAGCCGCGCCTCAACAACACCTCCTTGCCGTCGAACCAGGCGGCCACGCCGCCCGCGTCGTGGGCCATGGCGCAGAACCCCTGGACCGGCGTCGTCCAGGCCAGGCCTCTGCCGCCAGCGAGCTGGCGCCCCCAGAACACCGGCGTCCTGGGCGCCCGTCCGGGTGCACCTTCTCAAGCCATGCTGACGCCGCCCAACCTCTACACCGCGCTCCACGGCCAGCCGTCGTCCACCGCCGCCTACTCCGGCAGTGGCGACTAGTTCTTCGACACCGGCGCATCTGCACACATGGCTTCTCACCTCGGTGTTGCCTCGTGCACTCCTCTCCCTCCTGACTACGCCCATGTGATTGTCGGCAATGGCGCCCCACTGGCCGCCACCCACACGGGCGATGTCATGTTCCCCACTTCCTCCGTTCCTTTTCAGCTCAAAAATATTCTTGTATGACCTTCTCTGATCAAGAATCTCGTTTCTATTCGTGCCCTAACTCAAGATAATCCTATCACTGTggaatttgatgcacttggctTCTCCATAAAGGATCTTCGAACGAAGACGGTGCTCCTCCGCAGTGACTCCACTAGCGAACTCTACCCACTACGCACCGGCTCCGGAACTCCTCCACACTGCCTCCTCGCCACTGCATCTTCCAAGCTATGGCATGCTCGCCTCGGACACCTCTGCGATGACTCCCTATCAGTTAGCTCGTTCCTCTGTTTTTTTGTGCACTCGTTCGGATGTTCACTCTTGCCATGCCTGTCGCCTTGGCAAACATGTACATCTTCCGTTCTCCTGTTCGAACAAAGTCGCTCGCAGGCCGTTTGAACTTCTTCATTGT containing:
- the LOC101766874 gene encoding uncharacterized protein LOC101766874 isoform X1; the encoded protein is MAGPPRSWKNLPPELAGLVLGRQLPSHVDRFRFAAVCPQWRSTARQVRLPPPLPLLALKNGRTFYSMPSGSSNRIAVCRPGASLRSVAWDLSLRITDMAFYQGKLYALDYGEDLLALDISLDDNTGDPQVSRIGQVIKVNYFVDLFSNKFNDPLIFKRMLYLVESGGSLLLVRRSIFHSHVNGKGQIHFCWTV